From a single Rhinolophus ferrumequinum isolate MPI-CBG mRhiFer1 chromosome 15, mRhiFer1_v1.p, whole genome shotgun sequence genomic region:
- the IL11 gene encoding interleukin-11 isoform X2, translated as MSAGALGALQLPGVLTRLRADLFSYLRHVQWLRRVGGPSLRTLEPELGGLQARLDRLLRRLQLLMSRLALPQGPPEPPAPPLAPPASAWGGIRAAHAILGGLHLTLDWAVRGLLLLKTRL; from the exons ATGAGTGCAGGGGCACTGGGAGCCCTGCAG CTCCCAGGCGTGCTGACACGGCTGCGGGCAGACCTGTTTTCCTACCTGAGGCACGTGCAGTGGCTGCGCCGGGTGGGAGGCCCCTCCCTGAGGACCCTGGAGCCTGAGCTGGGAGGCCTGCAGGCCCGGCTGGACCGACTGCTACGCCGGCTGCAGCTCCTG ATGTCCCGCCTGGCACTGCCCCAGGGACCCCCAGAACCGCCGGCGCCCCCCCTGGCCCCACCAGCCTCAGCCTGGGGAGGCATCCGGGCGGCCCACGCCATCCTTGGGGGGTTGCACCTGACGCTGGACTGGGCCGTTCGGGGCTTGCTGCTGCTCAAGACTCGGCTGTGA
- the IL11 gene encoding interleukin-11 isoform X1, translating into MNCVCCLVLVALSLWPDRAAAPVPPPGPPRASADPRAELDSAVLLTRSLLADTRQLAAQLRDKFPADGDHNLDSLPTLAMSAGALGALQLPGVLTRLRADLFSYLRHVQWLRRVGGPSLRTLEPELGGLQARLDRLLRRLQLLMSRLALPQGPPEPPAPPLAPPASAWGGIRAAHAILGGLHLTLDWAVRGLLLLKTRL; encoded by the exons GTGTTTGTTGCCTGGTCCTGGTCGCGCTGAGCCTGTGGCCAGAtagagctgctgccccagtgccaCCTCCTGGCCCTCCAAGGGCCTCCGCAGACCCTCGGGCTGAGCTGGACAGCGCCGTCCTCCTGACGCGCTCCCTCCTGGCTGACACTCGGCAGCTGGCCGCACAACTG AGAGACAAATTCCCAGCCGACGGGGACCACAATCTGGATTCCCTGCCCACCTTGGCCATGAGTGCAGGGGCACTGGGAGCCCTGCAG CTCCCAGGCGTGCTGACACGGCTGCGGGCAGACCTGTTTTCCTACCTGAGGCACGTGCAGTGGCTGCGCCGGGTGGGAGGCCCCTCCCTGAGGACCCTGGAGCCTGAGCTGGGAGGCCTGCAGGCCCGGCTGGACCGACTGCTACGCCGGCTGCAGCTCCTG ATGTCCCGCCTGGCACTGCCCCAGGGACCCCCAGAACCGCCGGCGCCCCCCCTGGCCCCACCAGCCTCAGCCTGGGGAGGCATCCGGGCGGCCCACGCCATCCTTGGGGGGTTGCACCTGACGCTGGACTGGGCCGTTCGGGGCTTGCTGCTGCTCAAGACTCGGCTGTGA